One Onthophagus taurus isolate NC chromosome 11, IU_Otau_3.0, whole genome shotgun sequence genomic window carries:
- the LOC111418077 gene encoding G-protein coupled receptor moody-like isoform X2: MITIAGVITLIIMVVGVCGNILTVGALVKHSKIRTVAAAFIGSLCISDLLFCFLVLPFSASQFFNGDWIHGDVLCAIIPLLRYSSVGVSLLSIAIISINRYILIAWPSLYTTIFNKQKVIGYIAFIWCFSYGIMIPTLAGKWGKFALDENLGTCSIVVDNNGNSPKTALFVVAFIIPCIIILVSYGRIYWVVRKSSKRVQQHTSGTKRSEMNITKMVLAIFFCFVVCYLPLTLVKVFDKTVSNPPFHVVAYLLLYLSACINPVIYVTMNKQYRRAYFNTLTCNFTNTIDSSTPVHNSKSMAVMYAKNVIQSPHSKGSIA, encoded by the exons ATGATTACAATAGCAGGAGtgataacattaataattatggTGGTTGGAGTGTGTGGAAACATTTTAACAGTCGGAGCTTTGGTGAAACATTCAAAAATTAGAACTGTGGCAGCTGCGTTCATTGGGAG tttatgCATATCGGATTTATTATTCTGTTTCCTCGTCTTACCATTCTCAGCGAGTCAATTTTTCAACGGAGATTGGATTCATGGCGATGTTTTGTGCGCGATAATTCCACTTTTACGTTATTCCAGCGTGGGAGTTTCTCTCCTTAGTATAGCGATAATTTCGATTaatagatatattttaatagcATGGCCATCGCTTTATACcactatttttaataaacagaaAGTGATCGGTTATATCGCttttatttggtgttttagTTACGGTATAATGATTCCAACTTTAGCGGGAAAATGGGGAAAGTTCGCTTTAGATGAAAACCTAGGAACGTgctcaatagttgtagataataaCGGTAATTCCCCAAAAACCGCCCTTTTTGTAGTTGCATTCATTATCCCttgtattataattttagtttCTTACGGTAGAATATATTGGGTAGTTAGAAAATCGAGTAAACGTGTACAACAACATACTTCCGGTACGAAAAGAAGCGAAATGAATATTACCAAAATGGTTTTAGCAATTTTCTTTTGCTTCGTCGTTTGTTATTTACCCTTAACTttggtaaaagtttttgataaaactgtGAGTAACCCTCCTTTCCATGTTGttgcttatttattattgtatttatccGCCTGTATTAACCCGGTTATTTATGTAACCATGAACAAGCAATATCGCAGGGCGTACTTTAACACGTTAACATGTAATTTTACGAATACTATCGATTCAAGCACACCGGTACATAATAGTAAAAGTATGGCGGTGATGTATGCGAAGAATGTGATACAATCGCCTCATTCCAAAGGTAGCATAGCTTAA
- the LOC111418081 gene encoding zinc finger matrin-type protein CG9776-like isoform X2 has product MQPGPPGDAYPQGGWAPVGSGYLSNQQQTGSSTDKQQHSDGIAQEIEHQKAELIKQRDEYNKRVSVLRKELDLLRRQKQQLMQDHKSDRDTDMILRENGKLQIEIQNKLKDAFKVIDIFTGLIGDEGKRGRKEADSESSSPSTKSKRQPSEMPFDSRCNYVHYDPELHWCRMCDIFPKTAKDLLIHLQSKEHRANVQEDEAPWHKLPPEQEFPYIEGAPTKRHPIKGLQFFVSTTAWYCRLCDSWIGDLHCASLHLKSINHSQNYSNFVEQNPHWEIEWLKDREKSLSRLSRHNKSSDSDDSHEKKKKHKKHSLSPNQSRDKRKKKKSKKRRKDSSESSSSSSSSSSSGEEGNKDTSKSIHVAMRNKMKLQAQMLMNEELSGKWEAIGRLVEERKKKEAEIVEKHEEDQMINQWMSVKQPQDKDKALLSNLKDRLKQKQEAEKVKFAEMERRRLEKEKEEREMKEREEKEAREREEAKRKEREDLDRLKEIREQVKFKTRSGSDKERYRRKRSSSRSPDYKRRDSSPSGDHRRRGSPDKHRRYENGNRSSEYEDNSRHKRKYDDKKGPPPPPPYKKLPFIGRMPLFKNKKMDDKSENREVKKEDYDVPRPSRFQPGNLARAFIPEPEVVCFPKLSCYPEILPPPPPVVPKIAEPPAPPKISETIPKAPPPPKIKPEEEVKETVGNETAKDSKSGDNTTVEDMMIMEDESTINPMSEYQDPGYDYYDYTMMYQPPVFDYNVTSDNGEDQSGVPLSHTMPLQPPPLPPDDPNDDLALLGLSSDDLAVQMVK; this is encoded by the exons ATGCAACCAGGACCGCCGGGTGATGCATATCCCCAAGGTGGTTGGGCTCCAGTTGGTTCTGGTTATCTATCTAATCAGCAACAGACCGGTAGTTCTACAGATAAACAACAACATTCTgatg gtATTGCCCAAGAAATAGAACATCAAAAAGCGGAATTAATAAAGCAGAGAGACGAGTATAACAAGCGTGTTTCTGTTCTGCGAAAGGAGTTAGATCTCCTCAGAAGACAAAAACAGCAGCTGATGCAAGACCACAAATCGGACAGGGATACAGATATGATACTGCgtgaaaatggaaaattacag attgAAATACAGAATAAATTGAAGGACGCGTTCAAAGTAATCGATATCTTTACTGGACTAATAGGAGACGAAGGAAAACGCGGCCGGAAGGAGGCCGATTCCGAATCGTCCTCCCCCTCGACGAAATCAAAACGCCAACCAAGCGAAATGCCGTTTGATTCTCGTTGCAATTATGTTCACTATGATCCGGAGTTACATTGGTGCCGAATGTGCGACATTTTTCCTAAAACTGCCAAAGATCTGCTTATTCATCTGCAGAGTAAAGAGCACAGGGCCAATGTACAAGAAGATGAAGCTCCGTGGCATAAATTACCACCAGAACAAGAATTTCCTTATATAGAAGGCGCCCCAACAAAACGTCATCCCATAAAAG GTTTACAATTTTTCGTCTCTACAACAGCTTGGTATTGTCGCTTATGTGACTCATGGATAGGAGATCTACATTGTGCATCACTccatttaaaatcaatcaatCATTCACAAAATTACtcg aattttgttGAACAGAATCCTCATTGGGAAATCGAATGGTTAAAAGATCGCGAAAAATCGTTAAGTCGTCTTTCTCGTCATAATAAAAGTTCCGATTCGGATGATTCCCacgagaagaagaaaaaacacAAGAAACATTCTTTATCGCCGAATCAATCGCGCGATAAAcgtaagaaaaagaaatcgaagAAACGCCGTAAAGATTCGAGCGAATCTAGTAGCAGTTCGAGTAGTTCTTCGAGTTCCGGAGAGGAAGGCAATAAAGATACATCAAAAAGTATTCACGTTGCAATGCGTAACAAAATGAAACTTCAAGCGCAAATGTTAATGAACGAGGAATTAAGTGGAAAATGGGAAGCGATCGGACGTCTCGttgaagaaagaaagaaaaaggaagCTGAAATCGTTGAGAAACATGAAGAAGATCAAATGATCAACCAATGGATGAGTGTTAAGCAACCTCAAGATAAGGATAAAGCTCTTCTTTCGAATTTAAAGGATCGTCTAAAACAGAAACAGGAAGCTGAAAAAGTGAAATTTGCTGAAATGGAACGGAGACgtttggaaaaagaaaaagaagaaagagagATGAAAGAACGCGAAGAAAAGGAGGCTCGCGAACGAGAAGAAGCAAAACGCAAGGAAAGAGAAGATTTGGATAGATTGAAGGAGATTCGAGAAcaggttaaatttaaaaccagAAGTGGAAGCGATAAAGAACGATATCGACGAAAGAGGTCGTCATCAAGGAGTCCAGATTATAAGCGGAGAGACTCAAGTCCATCTGGGGACCATAGAAGAAGAGGAAGTCCTGATAAACATAGAAG ATATGAAAATGGTAATCGTTCATCTGAATACGAGGACAATTCTCGTCATAAACGAAAATACGACGATAAAAAAGGGCCACCGCCACCACCTCCATATAAAAAGTTACCATTCATTGGGCGTATGCCGctttttaagaataaaaagatGGACGACAAATCGGAAAATCGTGAGGTGAAAAAAGAAGATTATGATGTACCGCGTCCTTCGCGTTTCCAGCCGGGTAATTTAGCCCGTGCTTTTATCCCCGAACCAGAAGTGGTTTGTTTCCCCAAATTATCCTGTTATCCAGAAATATTACCTCCACCTCCGCCGGTAGTCCCGAAAATCGCTGAACCACCAGCGCCCCCAAAAATAAGCGAAACAATTCCAAAAGCTCCACCACCTCCGAAAATTAAACCGGAAGAAGAAGTGAAAGAAACTGTTGGTAATGAAACTGCAAAGGATTCCAAATCGGGAGATAATACGACGGTTGAAGATATGATGATTATGGAAGATGAAAGTACAATTAATCCTATGAGCGAATATCAAGATCCAGGTTACGATTATTATGATTACACAATGATGTATCAGCCGCCTGTTTTTGATTATAATGTAACAAGCGATAATGGTGAGGATCAAAGTGGTGTACCTTTATCGCATACCATGCCTTTACAACCGCCTCCATTACCGCCAGATGACCCCAACGATGACCTCGCACTTTTGGGGTTAAGTTCAGATGATTTAGCTGTTCAAATGgttaagtaa
- the LOC111418077 gene encoding G-protein coupled receptor moody-like isoform X1 — MNMVALNNSTQFSDLVEYSKTMITIAGVITLIIMVVGVCGNILTVGALVKHSKIRTVAAAFIGSLCISDLLFCFLVLPFSASQFFNGDWIHGDVLCAIIPLLRYSSVGVSLLSIAIISINRYILIAWPSLYTTIFNKQKVIGYIAFIWCFSYGIMIPTLAGKWGKFALDENLGTCSIVVDNNGNSPKTALFVVAFIIPCIIILVSYGRIYWVVRKSSKRVQQHTSGTKRSEMNITKMVLAIFFCFVVCYLPLTLVKVFDKTVSNPPFHVVAYLLLYLSACINPVIYVTMNKQYRRAYFNTLTCNFTNTIDSSTPVHNSKSMAVMYAKNVIQSPHSKGSIA, encoded by the exons ATGAATATGGTTGCGTTAAACAATTCAACTCAATTTTCGGATTTAGTCGa atACTCCAAAACTATGATTACAATAGCAGGAGtgataacattaataattatggTGGTTGGAGTGTGTGGAAACATTTTAACAGTCGGAGCTTTGGTGAAACATTCAAAAATTAGAACTGTGGCAGCTGCGTTCATTGGGAG tttatgCATATCGGATTTATTATTCTGTTTCCTCGTCTTACCATTCTCAGCGAGTCAATTTTTCAACGGAGATTGGATTCATGGCGATGTTTTGTGCGCGATAATTCCACTTTTACGTTATTCCAGCGTGGGAGTTTCTCTCCTTAGTATAGCGATAATTTCGATTaatagatatattttaatagcATGGCCATCGCTTTATACcactatttttaataaacagaaAGTGATCGGTTATATCGCttttatttggtgttttagTTACGGTATAATGATTCCAACTTTAGCGGGAAAATGGGGAAAGTTCGCTTTAGATGAAAACCTAGGAACGTgctcaatagttgtagataataaCGGTAATTCCCCAAAAACCGCCCTTTTTGTAGTTGCATTCATTATCCCttgtattataattttagtttCTTACGGTAGAATATATTGGGTAGTTAGAAAATCGAGTAAACGTGTACAACAACATACTTCCGGTACGAAAAGAAGCGAAATGAATATTACCAAAATGGTTTTAGCAATTTTCTTTTGCTTCGTCGTTTGTTATTTACCCTTAACTttggtaaaagtttttgataaaactgtGAGTAACCCTCCTTTCCATGTTGttgcttatttattattgtatttatccGCCTGTATTAACCCGGTTATTTATGTAACCATGAACAAGCAATATCGCAGGGCGTACTTTAACACGTTAACATGTAATTTTACGAATACTATCGATTCAAGCACACCGGTACATAATAGTAAAAGTATGGCGGTGATGTATGCGAAGAATGTGATACAATCGCCTCATTCCAAAGGTAGCATAGCTTAA
- the LOC111418081 gene encoding zinc finger matrin-type protein CG9776-like isoform X1 has product MAEYGTSFRRTSSGSNREDPRLTRRDSSSATKESSPEKTQSNWQSHYSTMQTSYQHLQGTMYSDPNQYPTPGYQSAYAGYTNYNPSGYSSYEGYGREHQAAGYGTTANMQPGPPGDAYPQGGWAPVGSGYLSNQQQTGSSTDKQQHSDGIAQEIEHQKAELIKQRDEYNKRVSVLRKELDLLRRQKQQLMQDHKSDRDTDMILRENGKLQIEIQNKLKDAFKVIDIFTGLIGDEGKRGRKEADSESSSPSTKSKRQPSEMPFDSRCNYVHYDPELHWCRMCDIFPKTAKDLLIHLQSKEHRANVQEDEAPWHKLPPEQEFPYIEGAPTKRHPIKGLQFFVSTTAWYCRLCDSWIGDLHCASLHLKSINHSQNYSNFVEQNPHWEIEWLKDREKSLSRLSRHNKSSDSDDSHEKKKKHKKHSLSPNQSRDKRKKKKSKKRRKDSSESSSSSSSSSSSGEEGNKDTSKSIHVAMRNKMKLQAQMLMNEELSGKWEAIGRLVEERKKKEAEIVEKHEEDQMINQWMSVKQPQDKDKALLSNLKDRLKQKQEAEKVKFAEMERRRLEKEKEEREMKEREEKEAREREEAKRKEREDLDRLKEIREQVKFKTRSGSDKERYRRKRSSSRSPDYKRRDSSPSGDHRRRGSPDKHRRYENGNRSSEYEDNSRHKRKYDDKKGPPPPPPYKKLPFIGRMPLFKNKKMDDKSENREVKKEDYDVPRPSRFQPGNLARAFIPEPEVVCFPKLSCYPEILPPPPPVVPKIAEPPAPPKISETIPKAPPPPKIKPEEEVKETVGNETAKDSKSGDNTTVEDMMIMEDESTINPMSEYQDPGYDYYDYTMMYQPPVFDYNVTSDNGEDQSGVPLSHTMPLQPPPLPPDDPNDDLALLGLSSDDLAVQMVK; this is encoded by the exons ATGGCGGAATACGGAACTTCTTTTCGCCGAACCAGTAGCGGTAGCAACAGGGAAGATCCGAGGTTAACGCGAAGGGACAGCAGCAGCGCGACTAAAGAGTCTTCGCCGGAAAAAACGCAATCAAACTGGCAAAGTCATTATTCTACGATGCAAACATCGTATCAACATTTACAAGGAACCATGTACAGCGAT ccTAACCAATACCCAACGCCGGGTTATCAAAGCGCGTACGCTGGTTATACAAATTACAACCCGTCGGGATATAGTTCGTATGAGGGCTATGGACGCGAACACCAGGCCGCCGGGTATGGAACGACTGCG AATATGCAACCAGGACCGCCGGGTGATGCATATCCCCAAGGTGGTTGGGCTCCAGTTGGTTCTGGTTATCTATCTAATCAGCAACAGACCGGTAGTTCTACAGATAAACAACAACATTCTgatg gtATTGCCCAAGAAATAGAACATCAAAAAGCGGAATTAATAAAGCAGAGAGACGAGTATAACAAGCGTGTTTCTGTTCTGCGAAAGGAGTTAGATCTCCTCAGAAGACAAAAACAGCAGCTGATGCAAGACCACAAATCGGACAGGGATACAGATATGATACTGCgtgaaaatggaaaattacag attgAAATACAGAATAAATTGAAGGACGCGTTCAAAGTAATCGATATCTTTACTGGACTAATAGGAGACGAAGGAAAACGCGGCCGGAAGGAGGCCGATTCCGAATCGTCCTCCCCCTCGACGAAATCAAAACGCCAACCAAGCGAAATGCCGTTTGATTCTCGTTGCAATTATGTTCACTATGATCCGGAGTTACATTGGTGCCGAATGTGCGACATTTTTCCTAAAACTGCCAAAGATCTGCTTATTCATCTGCAGAGTAAAGAGCACAGGGCCAATGTACAAGAAGATGAAGCTCCGTGGCATAAATTACCACCAGAACAAGAATTTCCTTATATAGAAGGCGCCCCAACAAAACGTCATCCCATAAAAG GTTTACAATTTTTCGTCTCTACAACAGCTTGGTATTGTCGCTTATGTGACTCATGGATAGGAGATCTACATTGTGCATCACTccatttaaaatcaatcaatCATTCACAAAATTACtcg aattttgttGAACAGAATCCTCATTGGGAAATCGAATGGTTAAAAGATCGCGAAAAATCGTTAAGTCGTCTTTCTCGTCATAATAAAAGTTCCGATTCGGATGATTCCCacgagaagaagaaaaaacacAAGAAACATTCTTTATCGCCGAATCAATCGCGCGATAAAcgtaagaaaaagaaatcgaagAAACGCCGTAAAGATTCGAGCGAATCTAGTAGCAGTTCGAGTAGTTCTTCGAGTTCCGGAGAGGAAGGCAATAAAGATACATCAAAAAGTATTCACGTTGCAATGCGTAACAAAATGAAACTTCAAGCGCAAATGTTAATGAACGAGGAATTAAGTGGAAAATGGGAAGCGATCGGACGTCTCGttgaagaaagaaagaaaaaggaagCTGAAATCGTTGAGAAACATGAAGAAGATCAAATGATCAACCAATGGATGAGTGTTAAGCAACCTCAAGATAAGGATAAAGCTCTTCTTTCGAATTTAAAGGATCGTCTAAAACAGAAACAGGAAGCTGAAAAAGTGAAATTTGCTGAAATGGAACGGAGACgtttggaaaaagaaaaagaagaaagagagATGAAAGAACGCGAAGAAAAGGAGGCTCGCGAACGAGAAGAAGCAAAACGCAAGGAAAGAGAAGATTTGGATAGATTGAAGGAGATTCGAGAAcaggttaaatttaaaaccagAAGTGGAAGCGATAAAGAACGATATCGACGAAAGAGGTCGTCATCAAGGAGTCCAGATTATAAGCGGAGAGACTCAAGTCCATCTGGGGACCATAGAAGAAGAGGAAGTCCTGATAAACATAGAAG ATATGAAAATGGTAATCGTTCATCTGAATACGAGGACAATTCTCGTCATAAACGAAAATACGACGATAAAAAAGGGCCACCGCCACCACCTCCATATAAAAAGTTACCATTCATTGGGCGTATGCCGctttttaagaataaaaagatGGACGACAAATCGGAAAATCGTGAGGTGAAAAAAGAAGATTATGATGTACCGCGTCCTTCGCGTTTCCAGCCGGGTAATTTAGCCCGTGCTTTTATCCCCGAACCAGAAGTGGTTTGTTTCCCCAAATTATCCTGTTATCCAGAAATATTACCTCCACCTCCGCCGGTAGTCCCGAAAATCGCTGAACCACCAGCGCCCCCAAAAATAAGCGAAACAATTCCAAAAGCTCCACCACCTCCGAAAATTAAACCGGAAGAAGAAGTGAAAGAAACTGTTGGTAATGAAACTGCAAAGGATTCCAAATCGGGAGATAATACGACGGTTGAAGATATGATGATTATGGAAGATGAAAGTACAATTAATCCTATGAGCGAATATCAAGATCCAGGTTACGATTATTATGATTACACAATGATGTATCAGCCGCCTGTTTTTGATTATAATGTAACAAGCGATAATGGTGAGGATCAAAGTGGTGTACCTTTATCGCATACCATGCCTTTACAACCGCCTCCATTACCGCCAGATGACCCCAACGATGACCTCGCACTTTTGGGGTTAAGTTCAGATGATTTAGCTGTTCAAATGgttaagtaa
- the LOC139432139 gene encoding uncharacterized protein, giving the protein MIVSECVVKKRTKLKRRFWIRPSLRNRNKYRGSDLIKELILDDADNINLEYRSDVGFTNFFRMTSSDFEDLLNMIGPKITKNDTKFRQAIPASERQAVTLRFLATGDSYHSLMYTFKISKQVISRTVPDVCEALIHSLRDYVKMPQNERDWEIIAREFQDKWNFPHCVGAMDGKHITLQAPLNSGSDFF; this is encoded by the exons atgATTGTTAGTGAATGTGTTGTTAAAAAACGCACGAAATTGAAGAGAAGATTTTGGATTCGACCAAGCCTtcgaaacagaaataaatatCGGGGAagtgatttaataaaagaattaatattgGACGACGCTGATAATATAAACTTAGAATATAGAAGTGATGTTGGATTCACAAACTTTTTTCGAATGACGAGTTCGGATTTTGAAGATTTACTAAATATGATAGGACCCAAAATTACCAAGAACGATACAAAATTTAGACAAGCCATACCAGCTAGCGAACGTCAAGCAGTAACATTGCGATTTCTTGCTACAGGAGATTCTTACCACTCTCTTAtgtatacttttaaaatttcaaagcaAGTTATTTCAAGAACTGTACCGGACGTTTGTGAAGCATTAATACACTCACTTCGAGATTATGTTAAG ATGCCACAAAATGAGAGAGATTGGGAGATTATAGCCCGAGAGTTCCAGGATAAATGGAACTTTCCACATTGTGTTGGTGCAATGGATGGGAAGCACATAACTCTACAAGCTCCTCTGAATAGTGGTTCCGATTTCTTTTAA